In Bacteroidales bacterium, the DNA window AGGATATACTCATTGCTTGTACCGATAACCTTACCGGTTTTACCCAAGCCATAAAAGGAGTATTTCCGGATGCAGTAACGCAGCTATGCGTCATCCATCAGATAAGGAATAGCTGTAAATTTGTATTCTGGAAAGACCGTAAAGAATTTTGTGCCGACCTGAAATGCATTTATGCTGCCACTAATGTAGAAATCGCCGAAAAAGCCCTGGTTTCCATGGATTTAAAATGGGGTACAAAATACAAATACGCCATACAGTCCTGGCAAAACAACTGGGAAAACCTAACACATTATTTTGATTACCCCATGGAAATCAGAAAGATAATATACACTACCAATACAATAGAGAATCTGAACCGTGGTATTAGAAAATACGTAACTAATCAGTCCCTGCCAATTTAGCGATATGATTGAGAGCATTCAACACAGGCTGCTTGTTTTTCTAATCCGTATCCGTGATGCTTCGCAGGATTAGGAAGTAGTTTACTACTTTCCAGGATTTGAACTTTAGTTTGACTTTCACATGGCCTATGGCCTGTTCACTTCCGTTGTTGTCGGGCGCTACTCTGGATATTGAAAGCCCTGTACTCATCCTTCGGGGGTGAAATGGAGCTATTTTTGAATTCGTTGTCACTCAGCTTTGCTTTATCACTAAGCAATAAGAGAAGATGTTCATAGTCAAATATTTAATCAGCCAACTATCAATATCAACAACCTGATTTTGTTAATATCCACTGAATCTGAGAAATCCACAAATGCATCACAGCCAAATCCGTGTAAAACCGCGGAAAATTGTTCATAACCCCCTATTTTTGAGAAAAGGTTGATTAGTTACTACTTTTTTTATATTTACGTAAACATTTATTCCATGATTGACTCTTTTCAGTTTTCTTCTCTTCCGGAGATTATTTTTGGTCAGGGGAAGAGAAACGAACTGCCTGCCGCCGTAAAAGCCTGGGGTAACAGGGTTTTGCTTCTTACCGGATCCTCTTCCATTCATGACTCCGGGCATGGAGAAGAAATTATTTCCGGTCTGCAAGCTGCAAAGCTGGAGCTGAAGCACGAGGTGATCGCACATGAGCCATCCCCTGCACTTATTGATCATATTGTAGAGAAGTACAGGCCCTCAGGGATCCAAGTGGTTGCTGCTGTGGGGGGCGGAAGTGTGATGGATGCAGGGAAAGCTGTCTCTGCCATGATTCCGGTGGAGGGGAGTATCCGGGACTATCTGGAGGGTGTTGGAGAGAAAACGCACCCTGGCCATAAAATCCCGTTCATTGCCATGCCCACAACCTCGGGCACAGGCAGCGAGATGACAAAAAATGCAGTGATTTCAGAAGTTGGAGAAACAGGTTTTAAAAAGTCCCTGCGACATGATAACTTCATTCCTGAACTGGCTATTATTGATCCGGAAATGATGCTCTCCTGTCCCGCCAGGCTAACGGCTACTTCTGGGATGGATGCCTTTTCGCAGTTGCTGGAATCATATTTGTCAACCAAAGCCAATGCCATGACCGATGCTCTGGCTCTGCAGGGTCTGAAGCATATTAAAAAATATTTGCTCCGGGCATTTCTGGAGGGTGAACAGAACCTTGAAGCTCGTTCAGGAATGGCTTTGGCAGCTCTGTTTTCGGGAATTACACTGGCACATGCGGGACTGGGACTGGTGCACGGATTTGCTTCTCCTTTGGGAGGTTTTTACCACATCCCTCACGGAGTGGCATGCGGTTCTTTGATGGCTCCTGTTTTCGCTCAGACCATAGACAATCTGCTGGAACAGCCCGATCATCCTGCCATAAATAAATTAATCATTGTCAGCAAGGTCTTTGCCGACTTTAAGTATAAACAGAATCTGGAGTATCTTCAGGCCTTCAAAGAAAAGCTGATTCATATTGCCACTCTTTTGGAAATGCCCCTTCTGTCTGATTTTGGATTAAACGAGGAAGGCATTCAAAAGGTGATTGACTGCACTTCTTATAAGTATCATCCAGTGAAGCTTAGCCATGAACAGATGGTTCAGGTTCTAAAGACCAGGATCTGATTCTTCTTCAACGCTCAGGGATTTTACACGCTCTTGCCTGATGCAAAAATAGTGTTCAAAAATGTGCTTCTCCTCCAGGGTATTGAACGCTTTTCCGGATACAGCCCTGTTAAAATCCTGTATCTGCCAAACATCAGGATTGGTAAAGGGATTAAATTCAGGATCATAATTCACCGTAGTGCCATCTTTGTAAAATTTAATGGGCTCGTCTTCATAATCCTTCAGGAGCACAATCAGGCTGTCGTAGTAGAAAGAAAAATAGGAATAAGCGTCAATTAAGTCGCAGCCAATAGAATAAAAGTCGTCTGAAACGCCTGGTTGAATCCACTCTGCATTGGCGAATTCAGAGGAGTATGGAAGCACATAAATCGGTGTGGTCGTATCATTCTTAATAGAGATCCACGAAAGATCATCATTGGCACATCCGGCCAGGGCAATAAATGCAATTATCCAAATAAATACCCTCATATTCAATCATTTAGGTATCTCAATCCCCGTATTTGATAAGAATAGCTTGATGGCAATGGCCAGTAGGATAATTCCAAAGAATTTCCTGATAATGTGCAGGCCGTTTAGTCCAAGTATCCGTTCAAAAAAGGTTGTGAGCCGGAGTACAAGATAGACAATAATCATATTTAATGAAAGTGCCACAAGAATATTTATACTATGATACTCAGCCCTTAAGGAAAGAAGTGTTGTAATTGAACCGGCTCCGGCAATCAGGGGGAAAGCAATGGGAACAATAGCCCCGGAGCCTCCAGATTCGTGTTTAAAAAGTTGAATTCCTAGTACCATTTCAAGTCCCATCAGCAGTAAGATGATAGATCCTGCAATGGCAAAGGACGATATATCCACGCCAAAAATTGCCAGCAAAGGTTCACCAATAAACAGGAACAGCAGCATAATTGCAAAGGCCACCAGGCTTGTTTTACCAGGGAAGATGGCTCCGGTCTTTGTCTTGATATCCAGAATAATGGGAATCGATCCCAGGATATCAATAATCGCAAACAGCACCATAAAGGCTGCCAGGATTTCTACCATATTGAGGTGCATCATCTGCATTATTTGCCATTTGGAATTCAGCACTGCAAATATGCTATCTTTTTAGGGGATTACAAGCAAAACACGGATGGTTTATCGGTCTTTGATTTTAAGCAGGCAACCAATGGCCCGGGTGGTGGCCGGTTCGGGTCGCTCTCCCAGGGTAAGGGCCCGGATGGCGTTTTCCAGGTACCTGTTTGAAACTGATCTGGCATCCAGGGAGTTGTCATCTATTGCTCCCAGATAGGCCACGGTGAAACCATTGCCGCTCCTCTCCAGCAGGAAGATCTGTGGGGTCCGGGTAGCCCCATAAGCCCTGCAGACCTCCTCAGTGGAGTCTTTCAGGTAGGGAAAGGGATAGGCCATCTTCCTTGCACGCAGCTGCATATGTTCAAAGCTGTCCTGGGGAGACATATCCGGATTGTTCGAATTAATGGCCACTACCGGGAAGCCCAGGTTTGCATAGGTATTGTGAAGGTCAATAATTCGCTGCTCGTAGGCCTTTGAAAAGGGGCAGGGTACGTTGGTGAATACCAGGATCAGACCTTTCTGATCCAAGTAATCGGAAAGGGATACCATGGAGCTGTCCACACTCAGCAAGGCGAATCCGACTGCTTTATCCCCGGGCTTCAGACCGCCAAAGAGCCACAGCCTGGCGGCCATGAAAAGCAGAAACACCA includes these proteins:
- a CDS encoding IS256 family transposase yields the protein FIYFIINNLSTRKLQYINKCIFIVIGLKNDGLKEVLGMWIAENESAAFWLTVLTDLKARGVEDILIACTDNLTGFTQAIKGVFPDAVTQLCVIHQIRNSCKFVFWKDRKEFCADLKCIYAATNVEIAEKALVSMDLKWGTKYKYAIQSWQNNWENLTHYFDYPMEIRKIIYTTNTIENLNRGIRKYVTNQSLPI
- a CDS encoding iron-containing alcohol dehydrogenase, with the translated sequence MIDSFQFSSLPEIIFGQGKRNELPAAVKAWGNRVLLLTGSSSIHDSGHGEEIISGLQAAKLELKHEVIAHEPSPALIDHIVEKYRPSGIQVVAAVGGGSVMDAGKAVSAMIPVEGSIRDYLEGVGEKTHPGHKIPFIAMPTTSGTGSEMTKNAVISEVGETGFKKSLRHDNFIPELAIIDPEMMLSCPARLTATSGMDAFSQLLESYLSTKANAMTDALALQGLKHIKKYLLRAFLEGEQNLEARSGMALAALFSGITLAHAGLGLVHGFASPLGGFYHIPHGVACGSLMAPVFAQTIDNLLEQPDHPAINKLIIVSKVFADFKYKQNLEYLQAFKEKLIHIATLLEMPLLSDFGLNEEGIQKVIDCTSYKYHPVKLSHEQMVQVLKTRI
- a CDS encoding MarC family protein; the encoded protein is MVEILAAFMVLFAIIDILGSIPIILDIKTKTGAIFPGKTSLVAFAIMLLFLFIGEPLLAIFGVDISSFAIAGSIILLLMGLEMVLGIQLFKHESGGSGAIVPIAFPLIAGAGSITTLLSLRAEYHSINILVALSLNMIIVYLVLRLTTFFERILGLNGLHIIRKFFGIILLAIAIKLFLSNTGIEIPK
- a CDS encoding thioredoxin family protein yields the protein MKKAILVFLLFMAARLWLFGGLKPGDKAVGFALLSVDSSMVSLSDYLDQKGLILVFTNVPCPFSKAYEQRIIDLHNTYANLGFPVVAINSNNPDMSPQDSFEHMQLRARKMAYPFPYLKDSTEEVCRAYGATRTPQIFLLERSGNGFTVAYLGAIDDNSLDARSVSNRYLENAIRALTLGERPEPATTRAIGCLLKIKDR